The sequence agattcagcagaagtgtgtgtgtgtgtgtgtgtgtgtgtgtgtgtatatgcttttatttctttttgttcccATTTCAGTTTTCTTTGTCCTCTCCAACCTTTTGAATAGTTTCCTCAAGCTACTCCGAGGGGAGACCCTGAATCtgccctcctcttcatcctcctcttcctcctcttcatcctcacaACCTTAACAGTTTACTCGCAGCAGCCTGTTGACTGTAAACTgtgcggaggaggaagaggaggaggaagaggagggattAGTcattgatgaagatgatggcttccggtcctcttctctctcacaccatcgacacgtttctctctctctccggctcaAGTCGGTTACCATGGAGACCGGACGCCGGCCGGGTGGACGTGTGTTGTACACGCGCAGTAAGGAAATGATGCGGTATgcaaaaacatgtttgcatttCTATTTATGTCGCCATCAGTTTCTTTACAGCCGGAACGCCCACAAACAGCTGCGACTGTCATTCACTTTTTATTATGGAAGTATTGTCACAAAATGAATCTCAGTTTCCCTCTGagccaaagaaaacacaaatatatatttttttatttatttttatttatatattctccCTCCTGAAAAATAAGTTGCTGatgcattgttttaatttttatcTCCACCTCTAAATTCAACCTCCTTAAATCTCTGATACTTTTGCaatgcaacatttttttaatttttttttgtgttttaaaataaataaagacaaagactAATATTCACGTTAAAAACAGCTGAATGTGTGCTTtgcctgttttttttgccaaaagGACCCAAATCCCGAGACTGATgcacgaagaaaaaaaacctgttttgAAAAGTGAAACTCGGCCTCAGAATGTCTGATTATTATCTCCGGTGCGTGAACGCATCCGgagcattttaaatgtgcagcTGCAGCGGATTTAACCACTTTATTTAGTAAAAATCTTAATTCtgctgtaaaatataaatactcaAACACAAGTACCTCACAGTTGTATTAAATCAATGTTCTTACTCTTCCTGCTGCATTAATGTCGttattctgctttttttttattcatatggatatatatgaaaatatgtgaagcttaaatgcaacacaaaaaaagctctTTAAAGTGTTTTGACCGGAGCTCGCGTGATGTAACGTGTCCGAGGTGAAAGTGGAGGGAGAGAACGAGAGaataaaagaggaggaaaggggaggggccAGCCGATGACAGACAGGAGGCTCTTCTTCCTGTGTTCTCTCTGCTCTGAAGCTGCAGAGGAACGCTTCACATGCCGGAGGTAAGgacgtttcttcttcttcttcttcttcttcttcttcttcttctattgatGAGGCAGCGACCACCTGACCACTCTGAGGGAAACTCAGCTGCTTCTGTTTCTGATGTTTCTGATGCTTCATTTTTGGGCTTTTAGCAGAAAAAAACTGTTAAAGAACTcgagagaaaagaggaattcttttttctttttgtctttttacacaGAAAACATCATCAATGAGTTGTAAAATGTTTGGTATGcggcctcctccctctctctctctctctttctctctctctctctgagaagCACCTctgatcctctctctctctttctgtctctctctctctgtctctctctcactgtctgtgAGAAGCAccctgatctctctctctctctctctctttttctgtctctctctgtctgtgagaAGCACCctgatctctctctttctctctgtctctctctctctctctgagaagCACCTCTgatcctctctttctctctgtctctctctctgtctctctctctcgctgtctgtgAGAAGCAccctggtctctctctctttctctctctgctaaATTCTTTAGTGCTGAAGTCAAAGAGGCACAATTTACCAGAAAGGACGCAGCCTCTCAGCCAGTAACAATAGACTCATTGGAACAATAGTCTTATTGGAACAATAGTCTCATTGGAACAATAGTCTCATACAGCCTCATAGTTTTCTTAATCTTCCTCCCGGCTGTAGAACAGAAACATTTTTCTCATGGGatatgaattgtgttttttggcaGATGTATCTTGACCTCCTTCTGGGTGTAACTGATagttcctcttttcctctgctGCATGCTTCAAACCACACGATGTGTGTAACCGGACATGTTGCAGGATTATTTCAATAATCTGAACTGAAGTCAGAATTAAACTCAACTTTATTCATAAAaggttgtgtgtctctgaaGTTAATGATACACGTAGAAGCTGTGAAAGGCTCCCTGGGGTGCGTTTCACGTGCACGAGCACGAGCACGTGCACGGCTGTTCCTGAATGAAGCGCACTTCCTCCTTTCTGCAGGAAAACATTTCCAACGTATTCATCTCTTGATTTGAATATGACGTTTGTAGTGCTGATGTTATCAATGAAAGAGAGCGAGTCCTGATCAATACACAGATATCTTATCGGCTCTCTGTTCGGCGTCCAGGATCCAGTCCAGCTGTCATAAAgccaacaataataaataataatgttttactgtgaagcCTCTTTCCCGACAGACGAGAGGAAGTAGCTGAATGACGGAGACGTTTCAAATGTAACACCATGAAAATAAGTGATCAGATCTAAAAGTATATTAATAACAGGGTGGAAATGATCAACATCCTGCAAGCAAACGCACAAAAGAATgagcatcaaaatatacataAAGTATTCGTTAcgcagaataatatatatattatactactAGATTATAATTATAGATGCAGTCATcactttacatatatatatatataaataaactgtgGAGCTGATGTATTATTTAGCTTAATCTAAAATAATACATCATCAAttattagttgatttatatttagttttaataatcagaatctgcaaagtaactaaagttatcaaataaatgttgtaaaaagtataatatttctctctgagatgtagtggaatAGAAGTATAGAGCAGCAAAAGATAGCAGTACTGAAAGTACAAGCATCTCAAAATACTACTTAAGAACAGTACTTcagttggttttgtttatgctaagctaagctaaccctcTCCAGGTGCTAGCTTCATATTCAGCGGACAGGCACAAGAATTGTATCAATGTatggtgtgctttagggcggggactactgtgattgacaggtctcgaCCAGAGCCGTAGACTGCGTTTCtacgtccgtccgtcctcaGTCCCAATATGGTCACTTGTGTTCAAGATCCAAGATGGCCGACGTAAAAAAAAACGCCAAACTCGGCTGCGAACCACCTCGGTGCGAGTTGAAGGTCACGACCTGATGGAGGTGCATCATCTGCAAAGAGAAAATTCTGAGCTCCCCAAAACCGGATACTCCGCTTCCCCGTGACCTCGCCAGCAGGAGGTCAAACCTGCTTAATACCCGCTAGCTTTAAAGCTAATACTTGCTAGCTTTAAAGCTAATACTTGCTAGCTTTAAAGCTAATACCGGCTAGCTTTAAAGCTAATAACTTGCACACGCACTCTTTCCTCAAAACACGGAGCTGAAAGACGCTAACGTGCTCCGTGGAGCCGATCATTTGCCACGTGATCACtgtgaatatgtattttaataaatgactGATTTGTAGCTGCCTTTCTCTCTGCAGATGAGCGACCAGGACAGCAGCACCTCGGCATCCCAGACGGAGGGAGAGGTCGAGGGGGAGATGGACGGCGCCGCCCCCGGCTTGTCCAGCTTCTCCTCGTCTCTGCGCGCCGTCATACGCATCAAACAGAAGTACCAGGCCATGAAGAAGAAGCGCCTGGAGATCTCGGGTCTCGGCGGAGACGGGAGCTTCGTGGGAGCGCCGACGAAAACCAGCCCCAAGATCTTCACCTTCGACGTGCTCACGCCGTCCTCCTCCGTccctcagaagaagaagaggaggaggaggaaaggggtgTTGTACCCCAACAGGGGGCGGCGACGAGCCCCTCCCAAGCAGGAGCAGAGCCGAGCCAAGTACTGCCTCTACCTGCTCTGCGTCATCGTCTTCGTCCAGGTAAGAGAAATGAACCGCTAACTCCCACATGACGACGCGGGGTGTAAATATAGAGCGGCTTACGTCACTGCTTGTTCACTATGAATGTATTTCGGGTGGAGGTGAGTCATCGAGTGTCTCGTTCCTGCATACCTCTGCGTTGAGGTAATCCAGCCGCAACCGTTTCTGACAGCTCGGTGGCCACTCGTATCTCTTCATGAACAACATAAACATTACTAATCTGAGCGTGAACCATGAGGCCAACAAAACAGTCACATTGCATCAGGTCAGTGTGGTGCAACCAGGAGGTTCGGTCGATGCTTCATGTGtataagctgcattctctctcctgaccaccagggggcgactcctctggttgtatagaagtctatgctgcatgtgttaaagctgtattctctctcctgaccaccagggggcgactcctctggttgtatagaagtctatgcgtcatgtgttaaagctgcattctctctcctgaccaccagggggcgactcctctggttgtatagaagtctatgagaaaattataAAAATCTTTTTTGACAACTTTCTAAAGTTGAAGTTCGATTGGCATCCGAgagttgttttctgtttctcaaAGTGTCTCTATCTGTGAATCGGGACTGTATATTAATATGTCGCGTGTTTAATTTTCCAGGTGTACAACGCCATAGAGAACCTCGACGACCACGTTCTCAGGTACGACCTGGAGGGGCTGGAGAAGACCCTGAGGAGGGAGGTGTTTGGGCAGCAGGGAGCGGTGGACGGCCTGCTGTCCCACCTGAAGGACTACCTGTCGACCTATGTCCACAACAAGCCCCTGGTGGTGTCCCTGCACGGCCCCAGCGGAGTGGGCAAGAGCCACCTGGGGCGCCTGCTGGCGGGGCACTTCCGCTCCGTGGTCGGGGAGACGCTGGTGCTGCAGTACTACGTCCTCCACCACTGCCCCCAGGAGGCCGACGCCCTGCGGTGCGCCCGCGACCTCGCCGCCCTCATCTCGGGGATGGTCGAGcgggccgaggaggaggagaagatccCCCTCTTCGTCTTCGACGAGGCCGAGCACATGCACGAGGAGATCCTGGACGCGCTGCTGCAGCTCGTGGCCGCCGAGCAGTCCAACGAGTACCTGAACGCCGTCTACCTGTTGCTGAGCAACCTGGGTCACGCGCACGTCACCAAGCACACGCTGCGCAACTCCTCCGGCGTTTCCGCGGCAATGACGTCGTCCGGTCGCCAGGGCAACCTGGTCAAAGAGCTGACGCCCGTCTTACGCAGCTCTCTGGAGAAGCTTCACCCACTGTGGGCGGAGGCGGAGGTGTTACCTCTGGGCCTCTTGGAGAAGAGTCATGTGATGGAGTGCTTCCTGGAGGAAATGACTCGAGAGGGCTTCTACCCGGATCATACCAACATAGAGCGCCTGGCGGGGGAGATCGAGTACTACCCCGAGGTCGGGGGCCACGAATACTCCCAGACGGGCTGCAAGCAAGTGGTGGCCAAGGTCAACCTGCTGTGAAAGAGCTCCCGCAGGAAAATGTGTGGAAGTGTTTCTCGTTCTTTTAAAAGCGTGAAGAAACGTCGCGTGGGAAGTGAGTCGAGGTCGCCGAGGGTTATGAAACTCGAGCGACGCAACTCGGAGCCGCCGGGGCTTTCAGGAGCGGTTTCATAAGGatggaaaacaaattaaaagaggAGGAAGTTGCTTCAGACTCTGTTGAGGCGTGACTCCTCTGAAGAGGTTCGAacacgttttattttgtataattttttttatatatctgcTTCCACCAAAAGACCTCGGAGGTATGGGATTTAGTTTTGGgactattttgttttgtttgtttttctttttgtccgtTATCTCGTGATGACATCGTTGTTCGGTTCGTCAGTTGCATCTGCAACTATTGGGACGGATCGGCGTGAACGTGTTGTGCCgacgttcatgttccccagaggatgaatcctcgTGGCTTTGGTGATCAGATTACTTTTTAAACGTGAGGTTGACGTTTGTGGTTTTGAGGTAAATATCTCAGCAGCCAAAAAATGGATCGCATTGAAATATTCAAggtcctcagaggatgaacccttttTGATTTCATCCATCCCTCGACCTTTCATTTAGTCCTACAAGCAATTTAACATCATTTTAGTTTTGTAATGAATCGTCTCAGCAACTATTGGATGTATCGACATGAAGGTTTGTACCGgcgttcatgttccccagaggatgaatcctcacGACTTTGGGGATCATCTTACTTTTCATCTAGCGCCACCGTGAGGTTaccatttgtggttttgagtgaaatatctcGTCAACAATTATATGGATTGCCATTCAATTTGGTACAAATATTCGAggtcctcagaggatgaatccgTAACATTGTTATCGATCCAAGTTAACGTATTTAGTTTTTCAGTGAACAATCTcagcaactattggatggatgtTAAAGTTTGTACagatattcatgttcccctcaggatgaaccGTAGATCCCTTAATTCTggcgccatcatcaggtcaaaacgTGAATATGCCCACTACTTAgcacgctaacatgctaaagtaaatattaaatatattaaaataatattaatattaaaccTGCTAAACATCATGTCATTGTTGCCATTTTGAgcgttagcatgctgacgttagctaTTGAcagcatgctaacgtgctaaagtgaatattaaatacattaaagctatattaaaattataatattaaacCTGCTAAACATCATGTCATTGTTGCCAttttgagcatgttagcatgctgacgttagctaACGACAGCTAACGAAACTAGAGTGAATAATAAGTATGTTTATGATTTGCGTGAACTGAACCGTTAAACCTTTTTGCATACATTGTTTATTCCTCAGCTCAACCAGAAACAGTAAGAAATTAGTAAATCCAATATTCCTTTGTGTAATAAGGTTCAGGTATTTGTAATGCTTTATTTTGTACACATTGACGGACAATTAGAAGTttgtcaaatgtaaaatgtgatgCAACATGAATTGTATTAATGCATTCTGGACTTATTTTAACGGTAAtagtatgtttatttattaaatacttatgcatatatatactacacattttattacattatgttattGACTTATTAATGCGTTAATGTCCTGTATTTAGGTATCTTAGTCCCAAGTAGTAGTTTACTAATATAAACTTGAATGTGTAGTGAAATGAAATTAAAGACACCATTTAATTTCACTATTTGTGAgatttttcctttattttgGGATATGCttacttgatttattttctgtgtggTAAATATCAAGCTAAAGCCAGTggctgcttagcttagcttagcataaagaatgaaaacagCAGTTAGTGTTCAGATTCAACAAACATGACGTgagttttgtattattattattattattagctgtTTACCCCTAcgtccagtctttatgctaagctaaccagctacaTGCAGCTTTAGGCTAAGTGGAGATAAAACTACACCTCAGACAGTTGGGAGCTTTATTCATAACTGACAAATTAATTATGAATCACCATTTGAATGCTACACTAATGAGTAAAGTCGTACACACTTTTTCTACCATAtttggatggaaaaaaaaagaatgacaacTGTATGAGAcatgatttatattttaattcccTTAATTGacattggaaaaaaaattaGGTACCGTTTcgaagtgacaaaaaaaaactagccTTATAATCATGACACAATTAGATGGaggataaacacacaaaaaaaacaacacatttagatTTTACTCAAaggatcgtcatgacaacgccCCTCTTACGTAGTAACCCCACGAAAAGCCTTTTGATCAGGAGGTCAATCGACTGTATTTTAAgacgtttatttatttgtaatatatttcagtcgtgaaacatttaaatggatTAAATAAGACGTCCCCAAaagtgctaaaaaaaacaaaacaaacaccatttattttattttaaccgCGGgacacgacgacgacgacgacgacgacggggAAATAAATAGCGTCACTTCCATGACCATAAATCTGTAATAATCCACTCGTCTCTCGGGTGACGAGGCTCGACTAGCAGTCAGGAAATGCTCgtgagatgggggggggagcTACAAGATggtggtggagtgtgtgtgggggttgttggtggtgaggggggggcttctttctccttctcccctttacGCCTCCAGCTCGAAGCCCATCCCGACTTTGTGACCGCCGGCGTTGAAGTTCTTCCCGTCGATCAGCGCGGAGAGCGTGACCTTCACACCTGCAGAGACACGGAGCACTTTataatgatatttaatgtttgtttacCGGGTCGATGTACGACCTGCAAATATTTACTAACTGCAtggatttattgtattttttacatAATAATAGTGGTGATGGAATTACTTAGATTAAAGTGACCTGAAGGGAAgcagcaaaataaatgtatttaccaTTAAGAGCTAATAATTACCAGTAATCTCATTTATAACTAGTGTTTGCCTTTTTGTTaattaaaactaaattaaatgcTTTTTGACACAAATaggaacatttatatttttcttttgtgcgcTACAATAAACtttctttacaaaaaaactcctctgaactgctttgtttatttcaaatCTGCTTCGATGTATTTTCTCACCCGAGGGTGAAAACGTGTCCGGACGTGTTTTTTTTCGAGGCCGTTGCCGTTGGTTTCGCACCGTTTCCGGTTTTTCGGGTCGGGTTTGGAGCTCAAACCGGTTTTCTTGCGAACCAACTGAACCGGCATTCGTCACTGTGACTCCCggcaaataattaaaatgtaaaagaaaccTACACCAGCAACCCGAGCCGACGCCGTTAAACACAACTTATGTTAATAAGCTGCTGTCGACCAATCACTGAAGAGATAGTGGAGTTAATTAATTCCTGAAATCAATCATAGATTAAGTCCACTTTGTATCTCAGAACTTTCTGAAGCCCAAAAACTCTGCCGGCGGAATTAAGACTCATGTCTCCTTTAAACAATCGCCGTCATCATTATCAGACTTTCTTCTTTACGatggtccttgaacacatcgcATGGTTAAGCGAATGGAACGAATcttgaaacatttattttttatttataaactgtttactttaatcagattctgtaaaaaaaaaacattaaattctgacAATTCAGAGACACTTTGACTGCTGAGCAGAGGCtctaaacatgtaaatatgttttctttctacGTGTATAAATGTTGAATATATAGATTCC is a genomic window of Cyclopterus lumpus isolate fCycLum1 chromosome 12, fCycLum1.pri, whole genome shotgun sequence containing:
- the tor4aa gene encoding torsin-4A, whose protein sequence is MPEMSDQDSSTSASQTEGEVEGEMDGAAPGLSSFSSSLRAVIRIKQKYQAMKKKRLEISGLGGDGSFVGAPTKTSPKIFTFDVLTPSSSVPQKKKRRRRKGVLYPNRGRRRAPPKQEQSRAKYCLYLLCVIVFVQVYNAIENLDDHVLRYDLEGLEKTLRREVFGQQGAVDGLLSHLKDYLSTYVHNKPLVVSLHGPSGVGKSHLGRLLAGHFRSVVGETLVLQYYVLHHCPQEADALRCARDLAALISGMVERAEEEEKIPLFVFDEAEHMHEEILDALLQLVAAEQSNEYLNAVYLLLSNLGHAHVTKHTLRNSSGVSAAMTSSGRQGNLVKELTPVLRSSLEKLHPLWAEAEVLPLGLLEKSHVMECFLEEMTREGFYPDHTNIERLAGEIEYYPEVGGHEYSQTGCKQVVAKVNLL